A region of Nitrospirae bacterium YQR-1 DNA encodes the following proteins:
- a CDS encoding transcriptional repressor, with amino-acid sequence MQVLTELIKGLKKSGFRLTRARKQILEIIYASVAPLSIVDIIAELSARNLPVNKTTVYREVTFLQNQNVVEGIDLGDGKMRYELRHDGSHHHHHHHLVCLKCRKVECIHFDNCLVEEQRKVSELWNFKIINHSLNFFGFCCACSDR; translated from the coding sequence ATGCAGGTTTTAACGGAATTAATTAAAGGCCTCAAGAAAAGTGGTTTCAGGCTAACCCGTGCGCGGAAGCAGATACTTGAAATAATCTACGCCTCCGTTGCGCCGCTTTCTATTGTGGACATTATTGCGGAGCTTTCAGCACGCAACCTTCCGGTTAACAAGACTACCGTCTATAGAGAGGTAACTTTTTTACAAAACCAGAATGTTGTAGAGGGAATTGATTTAGGTGACGGCAAAATGCGCTACGAATTAAGACACGATGGTTCACATCATCACCACCATCACCACCTTGTGTGCTTAAAATGCCGGAAGGTTGAGTGCATCCATTTTGATAATTGCCTGGTTGAGGAGCAAAGAAAAGTTTCGGAATTATGGAATTTCAAAATTATTAACCATTCACTTAATTTTTTTGGGTTCTGTTGTGCCTGTAGCGACAGATAG
- a CDS encoding Na+:solute symporter: MLISLVLGLYFTKKASSSTEEFFLSGRKLPWWLAGTSMVATTFSSDTPLYITGLVRNKGIYENWQWWCFLMTGMLSVIVFARLWKQAGVMTDVELTEMRYSGKAASILRGWKALYFSLFLHTIIKAQVILAMATILDVTLGWGKWTAILISSAVTIAYSLLSGYWGVIVTDFFQFVLAQTGAVIVAVYAVNKVGGLDKLKPQIDAIYGDNHFMDFLPPIDGGFLSLPILTFIAYMGMSWWSKYSSDGGGVVVQRMASCKSEKDAIGATFFFNVANYALRSWPWIIAALASLVLYPTYKDHEAVYPVMALNILPNGLKGIVFASFFAAFMSTISVYLNLSSAYFMKDFYMRFVKKNATEKHYINVTRISMLVLSAVTAVVTYYTTSIEGTFKFLIAFGSGTGLVFVMRWYWWRINAWSEISAMLASTIVSSYIYVFYGELPFYQKLFFIIFFSTVTWVAVTFLTKPSDENTLMEFYKRVPVGGAGWRAVEKKLIAAGVKLNKVETSLFDWITGTVFVYGLTLSTGMLLLGRYKEGLIYLTAGIISFIILKKRIFA; this comes from the coding sequence ATGCTGATATCGTTGGTGCTGGGGCTTTATTTTACAAAAAAAGCGTCATCCTCGACGGAGGAGTTTTTTCTCTCCGGCAGAAAACTCCCATGGTGGCTTGCAGGGACATCTATGGTGGCTACAACATTTTCATCCGATACCCCGCTATATATTACCGGGCTGGTCAGAAACAAAGGGATATATGAAAACTGGCAGTGGTGGTGTTTTCTTATGACAGGGATGCTTTCGGTTATTGTGTTTGCCCGGTTGTGGAAACAGGCCGGGGTTATGACCGACGTGGAGCTGACCGAGATGCGGTACTCCGGGAAAGCTGCTTCAATTCTCAGAGGCTGGAAGGCTCTGTATTTCTCCCTGTTTCTTCACACCATAATAAAAGCACAGGTCATACTTGCTATGGCTACAATCCTTGATGTGACTTTGGGGTGGGGCAAGTGGACTGCAATTTTAATCTCAAGCGCTGTAACCATAGCGTACTCACTGCTTTCCGGGTACTGGGGGGTTATCGTCACAGATTTCTTTCAGTTTGTACTTGCTCAGACCGGAGCCGTCATCGTAGCCGTATATGCTGTTAATAAAGTGGGTGGCCTTGACAAATTAAAACCACAGATAGATGCCATTTACGGAGACAACCACTTCATGGATTTTTTACCGCCCATTGACGGCGGGTTTTTATCCCTGCCGATTCTTACATTTATCGCCTACATGGGGATGAGCTGGTGGTCTAAGTACTCATCGGACGGTGGAGGGGTGGTTGTTCAGAGAATGGCCTCGTGTAAGAGTGAAAAAGACGCTATCGGCGCCACGTTTTTCTTTAATGTCGCAAATTATGCGTTAAGAAGCTGGCCATGGATTATTGCGGCCCTTGCCTCCTTAGTGTTATATCCAACGTACAAGGACCACGAGGCGGTATATCCGGTCATGGCCCTTAACATACTTCCTAACGGTCTTAAAGGCATTGTCTTTGCCTCATTTTTTGCAGCCTTTATGTCAACCATCAGCGTGTACTTGAATCTCTCCAGTGCTTACTTTATGAAGGACTTCTACATGAGATTTGTTAAGAAAAACGCTACAGAGAAACACTACATAAACGTGACACGGATATCAATGCTGGTACTGAGCGCTGTTACGGCGGTGGTTACATACTATACGACATCAATAGAGGGAACATTTAAGTTTCTGATAGCCTTTGGCAGCGGCACCGGCCTTGTATTTGTCATGAGGTGGTACTGGTGGCGGATTAATGCATGGAGTGAAATCTCCGCAATGCTGGCCTCAACCATTGTCTCTTCCTATATATATGTCTTTTACGGTGAGCTCCCTTTTTATCAGAAACTCTTTTTCATAATCTTTTTTTCTACCGTCACGTGGGTGGCGGTCACATTTTTAACAAAACCCTCAGACGAAAACACTCTTATGGAGTTCTATAAACGAGTGCCGGTTGGTGGAGCCGGCTGGAGAGCTGTTGAAAAAAAATTAATTGCCGCAGGTGTTAAACTCAACAAAGTGGAAACTTCCCTTTTTGACTGGATTACAGGAACTGTTTTTGTCTATGGACTAACCCTCTCAACCGGGATGCTCCTTTTGGGCAGATATAAGGAAGGGTTGATTTACCTGACAGCTGGTATAATAAGTTTTATCATACTGAAAAAGAGGATTTTTGCCTAA
- a CDS encoding nucleotidyltransferase domain-containing protein, protein MELSEAINLLRQHETDLKQLGVDHLYIFGSTARCEANEGSDVDLFFDHPEGSIGLFELMDIKDAAARILGCKTDIMTRESLHKTLRKQIEASALQVF, encoded by the coding sequence ATGGAACTTAGCGAGGCCATAAACCTGTTAAGACAGCACGAGACCGACCTGAAGCAGCTTGGCGTTGACCATCTTTACATATTTGGTTCAACCGCACGCTGTGAGGCTAATGAGGGTTCTGACGTTGATCTGTTTTTCGATCACCCCGAGGGATCAATAGGACTTTTCGAGTTAATGGACATAAAGGATGCTGCTGCCCGTATCCTTGGCTGCAAGACAGACATCATGACGCGTGAGAGCCTGCACAAGACGCTACGGAAGCAGATTGAAGCGTCGGCGCTGCAAGTGTTCTGA
- a CDS encoding DUF86 domain-containing protein → MTNPSPIPRLTDIVEAVELINSEMAGVTLPAFKSDRRKQWLVERGIEIISEASRHLPYELKDRHPEIPWPKVAGIGNVLRHDYENVAHDVLWHVVRDDLPALEKVCRLELTAEIAREQDHKI, encoded by the coding sequence ATGACAAATCCTTCACCTATACCACGTCTTACAGACATTGTTGAGGCTGTCGAGCTAATTAACAGCGAGATGGCAGGCGTAACACTCCCGGCTTTTAAATCTGACAGACGCAAGCAATGGCTTGTCGAACGAGGTATCGAAATTATTTCAGAGGCGAGCCGCCATCTGCCATATGAATTGAAAGACCGGCACCCTGAGATTCCCTGGCCTAAGGTGGCGGGCATCGGCAACGTATTACGCCATGACTACGAGAACGTTGCACACGATGTGCTGTGGCATGTGGTGAGGGACGATCTGCCGGCCCTGGAAAAAGTCTGTCGCCTTGAGCTCACGGCGGAAATAGCACGGGAACAAGACCACAAAATCTGA
- the purE gene encoding 5-(carboxyamino)imidazole ribonucleotide mutase, with product MGSDSDVPVVEKAAAALTALGVPFEVKLSSAHRMPDETALYAQSARQRGIEVIIAAAGMAAHLAGAIAANTTLPVIGIPVKSGELNGLDALYSTVQMPTGIPVATVAINGAANAAYLAASILSIKYPDIVDKLQNYRESNRKILLEKSKNLSEKFAGN from the coding sequence ATGGGAAGCGACAGTGACGTGCCCGTAGTGGAGAAGGCTGCAGCGGCGCTTACCGCCCTCGGTGTGCCCTTTGAGGTAAAATTATCGTCGGCCCACAGGATGCCGGATGAAACAGCCCTTTATGCACAAAGCGCCCGTCAAAGAGGCATAGAGGTAATCATTGCAGCCGCCGGCATGGCAGCCCACCTTGCAGGGGCAATTGCGGCAAACACCACACTTCCGGTCATAGGGATTCCAGTTAAATCGGGAGAGCTTAACGGTCTTGACGCCCTGTATTCAACGGTGCAGATGCCCACAGGAATTCCGGTTGCCACGGTAGCCATAAACGGAGCCGCCAACGCCGCTTATCTTGCCGCCTCTATTTTATCCATCAAATACCCCGACATTGTGGATAAGCTTCAGAACTACAGGGAAAGCAACAGGAAGATACTTCTTGAAAAATCAAAAAACTTAAGTGAGAAATTTGCAGGTAATTGA
- a CDS encoding NAD(P)H-dependent oxidoreductase subunit E, producing the protein MEEVLDRIVDDFLKNEGNLVSVLQNIQDELNYIPEEAVNYVSERLNIPAGKFFGVATFYSQFYLKPRGKNIMTLCSGTACHVKGSEKLIDRTRQELHLAGEEETTKDGNFTVEKVACVGACSIAPVAIINKKVHGKVNINQLLKKIKELSS; encoded by the coding sequence ATGGAAGAAGTGCTTGACAGGATAGTTGATGATTTTTTAAAAAACGAGGGCAATCTGGTTTCCGTATTGCAAAACATTCAGGATGAGCTTAACTACATCCCTGAGGAAGCTGTAAATTACGTGTCGGAGAGACTCAACATTCCGGCGGGTAAATTCTTTGGAGTAGCCACTTTTTACTCCCAGTTTTATTTAAAACCGCGCGGCAAAAACATTATGACTCTCTGCAGCGGCACAGCCTGCCATGTCAAAGGCTCCGAGAAGCTCATTGACAGAACACGGCAGGAGCTTCACCTTGCCGGGGAAGAGGAAACCACAAAGGATGGTAATTTTACAGTCGAAAAGGTAGCCTGTGTTGGCGCCTGCAGCATTGCCCCAGTGGCAATCATCAATAAAAAGGTGCACGGTAAGGTCAACATTAACCAGCTTCTTAAGAAAATTAAAGAGCTAAGTTCTTAG
- the nuoF gene encoding NADH-quinone oxidoreductase subunit NuoF, which translates to MKKRISINVCMGTGGIAAGGKEVLERFVDEFKKEDIAAQFHDVVYTHKVGCRGFCARDVLVDVVIDGNATTYEHVTPDHVPQIVSEHIAGGVVVAALAVKEDYHAFKDKQVKVVLSDCGELDPEDIEAYIKSAGYQSIKRVLGGMSPEEVIGIIKESGLRGRGGAGFPTGLKWEFGRREKSDVKYLICNADEGDPGAFMDRSVVEGNPHLLIEGMAIGAYAIGAEKGYVYIRAEYPLAVDRLKLALDQSRQRGFLGKNILGSTFNFDIKIKLGAGAFVCGEETALIASIEGKRGMPKAKPPFPAQKGLFGKPTIINNVETLANVPYIIRNGAEWFASMGTEKSKGTKVFALTGKVKNTGLIEVPMGITLREIIYDIGGGIEKDKKFKAVQTGGPSGGCLTEDLLDISVDYESLGAAGSIMGSGGMVVLDEDNCMVNIAKYFLEFTQNESCGKCTPCRVGTKRLLEILDRITEGRGRAGDMELLEDLSRDVIAASLCGLGQTAPNPILSTLKRFRLEYEAHILEKRCPAGVCKALLTYTIDEGKCTGCTACARVCPVAAITGEKKKPHIIDQALCVKCNSCFEACKFKSIKKI; encoded by the coding sequence ATGAAAAAGCGAATCAGCATTAACGTTTGCATGGGCACAGGTGGAATAGCCGCCGGAGGCAAGGAGGTGCTGGAGCGGTTTGTCGATGAATTTAAAAAAGAGGATATAGCCGCTCAGTTTCACGACGTCGTCTATACGCATAAAGTGGGCTGTAGAGGGTTTTGCGCAAGAGATGTTCTTGTTGATGTGGTTATTGACGGCAATGCGACAACCTATGAGCATGTAACACCTGACCATGTCCCACAAATTGTCTCTGAGCACATAGCCGGTGGAGTTGTAGTTGCAGCTCTGGCGGTTAAGGAAGACTACCATGCCTTTAAGGATAAACAAGTCAAGGTGGTGCTTTCCGATTGCGGCGAGTTAGACCCTGAGGACATAGAAGCATACATAAAGAGCGCCGGGTATCAGTCAATCAAAAGAGTGCTTGGCGGAATGTCCCCGGAGGAGGTCATAGGGATTATTAAGGAATCCGGTTTAAGGGGCCGCGGAGGGGCGGGGTTTCCAACCGGCCTGAAGTGGGAATTTGGGCGGCGTGAAAAGTCAGACGTTAAGTATCTGATTTGTAATGCCGACGAGGGCGACCCAGGGGCATTTATGGACAGATCGGTGGTTGAGGGTAATCCGCATCTGCTCATCGAGGGTATGGCCATAGGGGCGTATGCAATAGGCGCTGAAAAAGGCTATGTCTATATCAGGGCCGAGTATCCCCTTGCGGTGGACAGACTGAAACTTGCCCTTGATCAGTCAAGGCAGCGAGGGTTTTTAGGTAAAAACATTCTTGGCAGCACTTTTAATTTTGACATAAAGATAAAACTTGGCGCCGGGGCTTTTGTCTGCGGCGAGGAGACGGCTCTTATTGCCTCCATTGAGGGCAAGCGCGGAATGCCGAAAGCAAAACCTCCGTTTCCGGCTCAAAAGGGGCTATTTGGAAAACCCACAATTATCAATAACGTGGAAACTCTTGCCAACGTCCCGTATATAATCAGAAACGGCGCCGAGTGGTTTGCCTCGATGGGAACGGAAAAAAGCAAAGGTACAAAAGTGTTTGCGCTGACAGGTAAGGTTAAAAACACCGGCCTTATTGAGGTTCCGATGGGTATAACCCTGCGGGAAATAATTTATGATATAGGCGGTGGAATTGAAAAGGATAAGAAGTTCAAAGCGGTTCAGACCGGAGGCCCCTCGGGTGGATGTCTTACCGAGGACCTTCTTGATATAAGCGTGGATTATGAATCGTTGGGGGCGGCAGGCTCCATAATGGGCTCAGGCGGTATGGTTGTTCTCGATGAGGACAACTGTATGGTCAACATTGCGAAGTACTTTTTAGAGTTCACCCAGAATGAGTCCTGTGGAAAGTGTACACCTTGCAGGGTAGGCACAAAGAGGCTTCTTGAGATACTTGATCGTATAACCGAGGGCAGGGGTAGGGCAGGCGATATGGAGTTGCTGGAGGACCTCTCGCGGGATGTCATAGCAGCCAGTTTGTGCGGACTTGGACAGACCGCTCCTAATCCAATTCTGAGCACTCTGAAGCGCTTCAGGCTGGAGTATGAGGCACATATACTTGAAAAACGTTGTCCGGCAGGTGTTTGTAAAGCCCTGCTCACTTATACCATAGATGAGGGAAAATGCACCGGCTGCACGGCTTGTGCAAGGGTTTGTCCTGTTGCCGCCATAACAGGGGAGAAAAAGAAACCACACATAATTGACCAGGCCCTGTGCGTTAAGTGTAACTCATGCTTTGAGGCTTGTAAGTTCAAGTCAATAAAAAAGATTTAA
- the fdhF gene encoding formate dehydrogenase subunit alpha produces MDINITINDKKLTAQEGKTILQVARENGIFIPTLCDNPHLEPYGGCRLCLVELDGVRRPFSSCTTPVTEGMKVRTDTPYIEKLRKTVVELLLSDHPNDCMICERAGDCTLQELAYSYGLRTNRFYGQRRQYHAKDGNPFLERDMEKCILCGLCVRVCDEVQGVGAIDISYRGFKSKVCPPFEKDLNCEFCGQCVSLCPTGALSGKIWAKKGRRNLKEVDTTCSYCGTGCNITLAVKDNEVARIYSKPDTHNQGWLCVKGRFGYEFISSKDRLKTPLVKKDGKLQEASWEEALSLIADKFIEIKKQHGADALAGLSSARCTNEDNYMFQKFMRAAVGTNNVDHCARFUHSPTVAGLATVFGSGAMSNSVCEIEDNEVIFVIGSNTKENHPIVALRMIKAVKKGAKLIVADPRKVPLVKKSHLWLQQLPGTDVALINAMMHVIYKEGLIAQTFINERTEDFEKIISIIEKYTPEVAEKITRVPKEKIIEAARIYGSAKNAGIYYTMGITQHSHGTDNVFSLANLVLMTGNIGKPNAGLNPLRGQNNVQGASDMACAPNVYPGYQKVDDEAVQRKFEAAWKVPLSNKVGLTAVDMMYAAEAGKIKGMYIMGENPVMSDPDKEHTEKTLKEMDFLVVQDIFMNETARLADVVLPATCFAEKDGTFTNTDRTVQRVRKALEPPGDAKDDMWIIVELARRLGYNMANTTAETVFDEIGSLWVNMKGMNYRRLENKGLQWPCPDESHPGTPYLFKDGFPRGKGRFTPVEFRPSEELPDELYPFILTTGRQLFQYHSGTMTRRVRAISTVSPKAYVEIHPADAESLGVTEGEMLKVSSRRGSIVLKAKVIKSPDVGVVFIPFHFKEAAANVLTNPVYDPICKVPEFKVCAVKIEKL; encoded by the coding sequence ATGGATATAAATATAACAATTAATGACAAGAAGTTAACAGCACAGGAGGGAAAAACAATTCTTCAGGTAGCCCGTGAAAACGGGATTTTTATTCCAACCCTGTGTGACAACCCACATCTGGAGCCATACGGAGGCTGCCGCCTCTGTCTTGTTGAGCTTGATGGTGTAAGAAGGCCTTTTTCCTCTTGTACAACGCCTGTTACTGAGGGAATGAAGGTAAGAACGGATACGCCTTATATTGAGAAGTTGAGAAAAACCGTGGTGGAGCTTCTTCTTTCAGACCATCCTAACGACTGCATGATTTGTGAACGTGCAGGGGATTGTACACTCCAGGAGCTTGCCTACTCCTATGGCTTGCGCACAAACCGCTTTTATGGCCAAAGGCGGCAGTATCATGCCAAAGACGGCAATCCGTTTCTCGAAAGGGACATGGAAAAGTGCATCCTCTGCGGCTTGTGTGTGCGGGTGTGTGACGAGGTACAGGGAGTCGGTGCAATAGATATATCATACAGAGGGTTTAAGTCCAAAGTTTGTCCGCCGTTTGAGAAGGACCTGAATTGCGAATTCTGTGGGCAGTGCGTTTCACTGTGCCCCACAGGAGCATTAAGCGGCAAAATTTGGGCTAAAAAAGGACGCCGTAACCTCAAAGAGGTTGACACCACTTGTTCATACTGTGGCACGGGTTGTAACATCACCCTTGCAGTGAAAGATAATGAGGTGGCAAGGATCTACTCAAAACCGGATACCCATAATCAGGGATGGCTCTGTGTAAAGGGACGCTTTGGGTATGAGTTCATCAGCAGCAAAGACAGGCTGAAAACCCCTCTTGTTAAAAAAGACGGCAAATTACAGGAAGCCTCATGGGAGGAGGCACTAAGCCTCATAGCAGATAAATTTATAGAAATAAAGAAGCAACACGGGGCGGATGCTCTTGCAGGGTTGTCCTCGGCACGTTGTACAAACGAGGATAACTATATGTTCCAAAAATTCATGAGGGCGGCGGTTGGAACAAATAATGTTGACCACTGCGCCAGGTTTTGACACAGCCCTACTGTGGCCGGTCTGGCCACCGTGTTTGGCTCTGGTGCTATGTCTAATTCTGTTTGCGAGATAGAGGACAACGAGGTGATTTTCGTAATTGGCTCTAACACTAAGGAAAACCATCCTATCGTGGCCTTACGAATGATTAAGGCGGTTAAGAAGGGAGCAAAGCTCATTGTAGCCGACCCACGTAAGGTGCCGCTTGTTAAAAAATCGCATCTGTGGCTTCAGCAACTTCCGGGCACTGACGTTGCCCTGATTAACGCCATGATGCACGTAATATATAAAGAGGGGCTTATCGCTCAGACCTTTATTAATGAGCGCACTGAGGACTTTGAAAAAATAATTTCAATAATTGAAAAATATACGCCGGAGGTTGCTGAAAAAATCACCCGTGTGCCTAAAGAGAAAATCATCGAAGCTGCCAGAATCTATGGCAGCGCTAAAAATGCCGGTATCTACTACACTATGGGAATTACCCAGCATTCACACGGCACAGACAACGTCTTTTCTCTTGCAAACCTTGTTCTTATGACAGGCAACATCGGCAAACCTAATGCAGGGCTAAACCCACTGAGAGGACAAAACAATGTTCAGGGCGCATCCGATATGGCCTGTGCCCCAAATGTCTATCCAGGCTACCAGAAAGTGGATGATGAGGCCGTACAGAGGAAATTTGAGGCTGCGTGGAAGGTGCCCCTTTCAAACAAAGTCGGCCTTACCGCAGTGGATATGATGTATGCAGCAGAGGCTGGAAAGATTAAAGGCATGTACATCATGGGAGAAAACCCGGTAATGAGTGACCCTGACAAGGAGCATACGGAAAAGACTCTGAAAGAGATGGATTTCCTTGTTGTTCAGGACATTTTTATGAATGAAACAGCACGTCTTGCCGATGTGGTTTTACCTGCAACGTGTTTTGCTGAAAAAGACGGGACATTTACAAACACGGACCGTACAGTGCAGAGAGTGAGAAAGGCCCTTGAGCCCCCGGGTGATGCCAAAGACGACATGTGGATAATTGTTGAGCTGGCAAGGCGACTTGGCTACAACATGGCCAACACTACGGCTGAAACTGTTTTTGATGAGATAGGCAGCCTGTGGGTCAACATGAAAGGAATGAACTATCGCCGGCTTGAGAACAAAGGGCTTCAGTGGCCGTGCCCTGATGAATCTCATCCCGGAACACCGTATCTGTTTAAAGACGGTTTCCCACGCGGCAAGGGCAGGTTTACTCCTGTTGAGTTTCGCCCATCGGAGGAGCTGCCCGATGAGCTGTATCCATTTATACTAACCACGGGAAGGCAGCTTTTCCAGTACCACAGTGGTACAATGACCAGACGTGTGCGTGCTATTTCAACGGTGTCGCCTAAGGCTTATGTAGAAATACATCCGGCGGATGCAGAGAGTTTAGGTGTTACTGAAGGAGAGATGTTAAAAGTGTCCTCACGCCGCGGCTCTATTGTGCTTAAGGCTAAGGTAATTAAAAGCCCTGATGTGGGAGTGGTATTTATCCCGTTTCACTTTAAAGAGGCGGCGGCAAATGTGCTGACCAATCCGGTCTATGATCCGATATGCAAAGTACCGGAATTCAAGGTATGTGCAGTTAAAATAGAAAAACTGTAA
- a CDS encoding formate--tetrahydrofolate ligase, whose protein sequence is MPLDPTKHADWEIAEAAEKNMKTVYQLADELGLEKAELLPHGHYVAKLDFKSILKRLSGKPDGKYVDVTAITPTPLGEGKSTTTMGLTQGLGKRKKNVIAAIRQPSGGPTMNIKGSAAGGGLSQCVPLTPFSLGLTGDINAIVNAHNLSMVALTSRMQHELNYTDEQLSKRNLKRLGVDPNNVQQGWIIDFCAQSLRKMIIGMGGKMNGYMMESRFDIAVSSEIMAILAVANDLKDFRERMGKIVVAYDKQGRPISTADLEVDGAMTAWMVQALNPNLMQTIEGQPVLVHAGPFANIAIGQSSIIADRVGLKLADYNVTESGFGADIGFEKFWNLKCRYSGLKPHAAVIVATIRALKCHGGAPIPVPGKPIPDEYKGENVEWVDKGCINLIHHIKTVKAAGINPVVCINAFFTDTDAEIAMVRRNAEAAGARVALSRHWEKGGEGALELADAVVDACNEENQFKFLYPIEMPLTQRIEKIAKEIYNADGADFSPEALKKAKAIEADPELSKLGTCMVKTHLSVSDNPNKKGLPKDWRLFVRDILTFKGAGFVVPVAGDIKLMPGTSSDPAYRRVDVDVETGRVKGLF, encoded by the coding sequence GTGCCACTTGATCCAACAAAACACGCTGACTGGGAAATAGCCGAGGCAGCGGAAAAGAACATGAAAACCGTGTATCAGTTAGCCGATGAGCTGGGCCTTGAAAAAGCTGAGCTTTTGCCCCACGGCCACTATGTAGCGAAATTAGACTTTAAGAGCATCCTTAAGAGGCTCTCCGGTAAGCCCGACGGTAAGTACGTTGATGTAACGGCTATAACCCCCACACCCCTAGGCGAGGGTAAATCCACAACCACTATGGGGCTGACTCAAGGACTTGGTAAGCGTAAGAAAAACGTAATAGCCGCAATCAGACAGCCCTCCGGCGGCCCTACAATGAACATTAAGGGCTCGGCGGCAGGCGGCGGACTCTCTCAGTGTGTACCGCTTACTCCGTTTTCGCTGGGCCTGACCGGTGACATTAACGCCATTGTAAATGCCCACAATCTCTCAATGGTTGCCCTTACCTCCAGAATGCAGCACGAGCTTAACTACACGGACGAACAGCTCTCTAAGAGAAACCTCAAACGTCTGGGAGTTGACCCAAATAATGTGCAGCAGGGCTGGATAATAGACTTCTGTGCCCAGTCTCTCCGGAAAATGATAATCGGTATGGGCGGGAAAATGAACGGCTACATGATGGAAAGCCGCTTTGACATAGCAGTGTCCTCGGAGATTATGGCTATCCTTGCTGTTGCCAATGATCTTAAGGACTTCAGGGAGAGAATGGGTAAAATCGTAGTTGCCTATGACAAGCAGGGCAGACCGATTTCAACCGCCGACCTGGAAGTTGACGGTGCAATGACTGCATGGATGGTGCAGGCGCTTAACCCTAACCTCATGCAGACCATAGAGGGGCAGCCGGTGCTGGTTCATGCCGGGCCGTTTGCAAATATTGCCATAGGGCAGTCTTCAATTATTGCAGACAGAGTGGGATTAAAACTTGCCGACTACAACGTTACGGAATCGGGCTTTGGAGCTGACATCGGTTTTGAAAAGTTCTGGAATCTTAAGTGCCGCTACTCCGGCCTGAAGCCTCACGCCGCTGTTATTGTTGCTACAATCAGGGCGCTTAAGTGCCACGGTGGAGCGCCGATTCCGGTTCCCGGCAAGCCGATTCCGGATGAGTATAAGGGAGAGAACGTTGAGTGGGTTGATAAGGGTTGCATAAACCTGATTCATCACATAAAGACGGTAAAAGCAGCAGGAATTAATCCTGTGGTGTGCATCAATGCGTTTTTTACAGACACTGATGCGGAAATCGCAATGGTAAGAAGAAACGCAGAGGCGGCGGGTGCTCGTGTGGCTCTGTCCAGACACTGGGAAAAGGGCGGTGAGGGAGCACTTGAGCTTGCTGACGCCGTGGTGGACGCCTGTAACGAGGAAAACCAGTTTAAATTCCTCTATCCGATAGAAATGCCGCTTACCCAAAGAATTGAAAAAATTGCTAAGGAAATATATAATGCTGACGGGGCAGACTTCTCACCCGAGGCCCTTAAAAAGGCTAAGGCTATCGAGGCTGACCCTGAATTAAGCAAGCTCGGCACATGTATGGTGAAGACCCACCTGAGTGTATCCGACAATCCCAATAAAAAGGGACTCCCTAAAGACTGGAGACTCTTTGTCCGGGACATTCTGACTTTCAAAGGCGCAGGGTTTGTAGTGCCGGTGGCAGGTGATATAAAGCTCATGCCCGGAACCTCTTCAGACCCAGCATACAGACGCGTTGACGTTGATGTAGAAACCGGCAGAGTTAAGGGATTATTCTAA